One Cellulomonas sp. WB94 genomic window, GGCCCCCACCGGCCTCGACCGGGCCCGGGTGCTGCGCGAGGGCACCGACGTCACGCTCATCGCCTACGGCCCGTCGGTCGCGCCGGCGCTCAAGGCCGCGGCCACCGCGGCGGCCGAGGGCACGAGCGTCGAGGTCATCGACCTGCGCACGATCTCCCCGCTCGACACCGAGACCCTCGTGGCCTCGGTCCGCAAGACCGGTCGGTGCGTCGTCGCGCACGAGGCGCCGGTCCTCTACGGGACGGGTGCCGAGATCGCGGCCCGCATCACCGAGCAGTGCTTCTTCCACCTGCAGGCACCCGTGCTGCGGGTGGGTGGCTTCCACGTGCCGTACCCGGTGTCGAAGATCGAGCACGACTACCTGCCGAACCTGGACAGGATCCTCGAGGCGATCGACCGCACGCTCACGTTCTGACCCCGCCGACGGCGAGATTGAGGAGGCCACCGTGCCTACGTTTGAGTCGTTCCGGCTTCCCGACGCCGGCGAGGGACTGACCGAGGCGGAGATCGTCGAGTGGCACGTCGCCGTCGGCGACACCGTCGCGGTCAACCAGGCGATCGTCGACATCGAGACCGCGAAGTCGCTCGTCGAGCTCCCGAGCCCGTATGCGGGCGTCGTGACGCAGATCCTCGTCGAGGTCGGCACGACGGTCGACGTCGGGGTACCCATCATCATCATCGACACCGATCCGGGCGGGGCGGCAGCGCCCGCGCCCGACGCCGGGCAGGCGAGCGCGCCTGTGGCGGACGACGCGGGCGCCGTCGACGGTCCGGCTGCCGGTGCGGCTCCGGCCAAGGAGGCCGTGCTCGTCGGGTACGGGGTCGGCGAGCAGGCGTCCGCACGTCGCGCCCGTGCGCCGCAGCCGAGCGGTGCGGTGACGTCCGGAGTGAGCGCAGCGACCCCGTCGGCCGCTGCGCCCGCACCCGCACCCACCCCGACGCCGGCTCCGGCGGCTACCGCGCGAGCCGCCACCCCGGCCGCCGCCACTGCCGAGCCGCACCATGCGCACGCCCTCGCCAAGCCGCCCGTCCGCAAGCTCGCGCGGGACCTCGGCGTCGACCTCGACTCGGTGAACCCGACGGGTCCGGGCGGGATCGTCACGCGCGAGGACCTGCTGGCGCACTCGAACAACGCCCAGGTGCGTGCGCTCGCGACCTACCCGGACGACGCGGGCTGGCTCTCGCAGGGCGTCGTGTCCCCGGACGGTCGCCAGACGCGCGTCCCGGTCAAGTCGGTCCGCAAGCGCACGGCCGAGGCGATGGTGACGAGCGCGTTCAGTGCCCCGCACGTCACGGTGTTCCACACGGTCGACGTCACGAAGACGATGAAGCTCGTCGCCCGGCTGCGAGAGGACCGCGAGTTCGCCGACGTGCGCGTGACGCCGCTGCTCATCGCCCTCAAGGCGCTCCTGCTCGCCGTCGACCGGCACCCTGAGATCAACGCGAGCTGGGACGACGCGGCCCAGGAGATCGTCTACAAGCACTACGTCAACCTCGGCATCGCGGCCGCGACCCCCCGTGGGCTCGTCGTGCCGAACATCAAGGACGCGCACCGGCTCGGTCTCAAGGAGCTCGCGGTCGAGCTGGCGGCGCTCACGGCGACGGCGCGCTCTGGACGGGTCAGCCCGAAGGACATGTCCGACGGGACGATCACGGTCACGAACGTGGGCGTCTTCGGCATCGACACCGGCACGCCGATCCTCAACCCGGGCGAGGCGGCGATCCTCGCGTTCGGGGCGATCCGCGAGCAGCCGTGGGTGCACAAGGGCAAGATCCGGATCCGCAATGTGACCCAGCTCGCGCTGTCCGTCGACCACCGGCTCGTGGACGGCGAGCTCGGGGCCCGCGTCCTGGCCGACATCGCCAAGGTGCTGATGGAGCCGGCGCACGGACTCGTCTGGGGCTGACGCCCGACCCCGCGGCATGCCGACCGGCCCCTGACGCCGGGCCTGACGGTCACGCCTGACGCACGAAGTGCGGGCCCGCCCTGACGGCGGACCCGCACTGTCGTGCGTCGGTCGACGAACGGTTCGCGCTACACCGCCTTCGCGGCCGCCTCGGCCTCGTTGTCGATCCGGCCCTGGATGCCCGACACGTTGCGCAGCGGCAGCTCGGGCAGGAGCACGGTCAGGACGAAGCCCAG contains:
- a CDS encoding dihydrolipoamide acetyltransferase family protein, whose amino-acid sequence is MPTFESFRLPDAGEGLTEAEIVEWHVAVGDTVAVNQAIVDIETAKSLVELPSPYAGVVTQILVEVGTTVDVGVPIIIIDTDPGGAAAPAPDAGQASAPVADDAGAVDGPAAGAAPAKEAVLVGYGVGEQASARRARAPQPSGAVTSGVSAATPSAAAPAPAPTPTPAPAATARAATPAAATAEPHHAHALAKPPVRKLARDLGVDLDSVNPTGPGGIVTREDLLAHSNNAQVRALATYPDDAGWLSQGVVSPDGRQTRVPVKSVRKRTAEAMVTSAFSAPHVTVFHTVDVTKTMKLVARLREDREFADVRVTPLLIALKALLLAVDRHPEINASWDDAAQEIVYKHYVNLGIAAATPRGLVVPNIKDAHRLGLKELAVELAALTATARSGRVSPKDMSDGTITVTNVGVFGIDTGTPILNPGEAAILAFGAIREQPWVHKGKIRIRNVTQLALSVDHRLVDGELGARVLADIAKVLMEPAHGLVWG